From Paenibacillus sp. GP183, one genomic window encodes:
- a CDS encoding Gfo/Idh/MocA family oxidoreductase: protein MKKIKVGVIGAGSISSAHMDAYANNKEVELYAICDLNRERADEKAVKYGIPHVYSDVREFLANPDIEAVSICTWNNTHAEFSIAALAAGKHVLCEKPLCQTVEQALEVQSAVQSSGKVFQVGFVRRYGNTAKMLRSFIDAGDLGEIYYAKASYLRRLGNPGGWFSDKSRSGGGPLIDLGVHVIDLCWYLMGKPKVKSVSGNTYNKLGNRSNVQHLSFYKAADYDADKNDVEDLANALIRFENGASILVDVSFTLHAIKNEGSINIYGTKGGAQVEPALQIATEKHDMMLNLLPQVDTLSFDFVEGFQNEINHFVNCCLGKAETLSPVEDGVEIMKILCAIYESAATGKEIRFNEN, encoded by the coding sequence ATGAAGAAGATCAAAGTTGGAGTTATTGGTGCAGGATCCATTTCAAGCGCGCATATGGATGCATATGCAAACAACAAAGAAGTTGAGCTTTATGCGATTTGCGATTTGAATCGGGAAAGGGCTGATGAAAAAGCCGTCAAATACGGAATTCCACACGTGTATTCGGATGTCAGGGAATTTTTGGCGAATCCCGACATTGAAGCTGTGAGCATCTGCACCTGGAACAATACGCATGCCGAATTCAGTATCGCCGCTTTGGCAGCCGGCAAGCATGTGCTCTGTGAAAAACCGCTTTGTCAAACGGTTGAACAAGCCCTGGAAGTCCAATCTGCCGTTCAAAGCAGCGGCAAAGTATTTCAGGTTGGATTTGTCCGCCGTTACGGAAATACGGCCAAGATGCTGCGCAGCTTCATTGATGCAGGGGATCTTGGCGAGATTTATTATGCCAAAGCAAGCTATTTGCGCCGTCTTGGCAATCCCGGCGGTTGGTTTTCGGATAAGAGCCGATCCGGCGGCGGACCGCTTATCGATCTCGGCGTTCACGTTATCGATTTATGCTGGTATTTGATGGGTAAGCCAAAGGTTAAATCGGTGTCCGGCAATACATATAACAAGCTCGGCAACCGGTCGAACGTGCAGCATTTATCCTTTTATAAAGCTGCTGATTATGATGCTGACAAAAATGATGTAGAGGACTTGGCCAACGCGCTTATTCGGTTTGAGAATGGAGCTTCCATTCTTGTGGATGTCAGTTTTACGTTGCACGCCATTAAGAATGAAGGCAGCATCAACATTTACGGCACTAAGGGTGGGGCGCAAGTGGAACCGGCACTGCAAATCGCAACCGAAAAACACGATATGATGCTCAATCTGTTACCGCAAGTCGATACGCTTTCCTTCGACTTTGTCGAAGGCTTCCAGAATGAGATCAATCATTTTGTCAACTGCTGTTTGGGTAAGGCGGAGACACTAAGTCCTGTGGAGGACGGCGTGGAAATCATGAAGATCTTATGCGCCATCTACGAGTCGGCAGCAACCGGAAAAGAAATCAGGTTTAATGAAAATTAG